A single window of Phycisphaeraceae bacterium DNA harbors:
- a CDS encoding transcriptional repressor: MPGGEVDDNTGYSRAPAMRIIEPLCAVFRRKLKSVGLKYTPERAQILDAIIQWEGVFQAEELLESMKRAEFRVSKATIYRTIKLLAEAGIIQQVLFDAEHAHYHLAYGKSATGLLVNVDTREITAIEVPEIAAIRDRICRENGVVPEGHRLVVYAKSQPARG, from the coding sequence ATGCCGGGCGGCGAGGTCGACGACAACACGGGCTATTCACGGGCGCCGGCGATGCGCATCATCGAGCCACTGTGCGCCGTCTTCCGGCGCAAACTCAAGAGCGTCGGCCTCAAGTACACCCCCGAGCGGGCCCAGATCCTCGACGCGATCATCCAGTGGGAGGGGGTCTTCCAGGCCGAGGAACTGCTCGAGTCCATGAAGCGGGCGGAGTTCCGCGTCAGCAAGGCGACGATCTACCGCACCATCAAGCTGCTCGCCGAGGCGGGGATCATCCAGCAGGTGCTCTTCGACGCCGAGCACGCTCACTACCACCTGGCCTACGGCAAGTCCGCCACGGGCCTGCTGGTGAACGTGGACACCAGGGAGATCACGGCGATCGAGGTGCCGGAGATCGCGGCGATCCGCGACCGGATCTGCCGCGAGAACGGCGTTGTGCCCGAGGGGCACCGCCTGGTGGTGTACGCGAAGTCGCAGCCGGCCCGCGGATAA
- a CDS encoding biopolymer transporter ExbD, with protein sequence MSEAARRRRGGGYARRDALHKWSTHFGPNMTPMVDIVMVILIFFMASAAFVGEEWFLRAAIPVEGGPGKSNAPKDPLELPPTRINIVMDIDDQGETVVSCELGLDRRPVQELVDRIAAIGPGADPDKIEVMIRPTPRVPYRDVIRVHESCEAANITKVGIGVAREARPAAGSATPPAP encoded by the coding sequence ATGAGCGAGGCCGCACGCCGACGGCGCGGGGGCGGGTACGCCCGCCGCGACGCCCTCCACAAGTGGTCCACCCACTTCGGCCCCAACATGACCCCGATGGTCGACATCGTGATGGTCATCCTGATCTTCTTCATGGCCAGCGCCGCCTTCGTCGGCGAGGAGTGGTTCCTCCGCGCCGCGATCCCGGTCGAGGGCGGCCCGGGCAAGTCCAATGCGCCCAAGGACCCGCTCGAACTCCCCCCCACCCGCATCAACATCGTCATGGACATCGACGATCAGGGCGAGACTGTCGTCTCCTGCGAACTGGGCCTCGACCGCCGCCCCGTGCAGGAACTGGTCGACCGCATCGCGGCGATCGGCCCGGGCGCCGATCCGGACAAGATCGAGGTGATGATCCGCCCGACGCCGCGCGTCCCCTACCGCGACGTGATCCGGGTCCACGAATCCTGCGAGGCGGCCAACATCACCAAGGTCGGCATCGGCGTGGCACGCGAGGCCCGGCCCGCCGCCGGGTCCGCGACTCCACCGGCTCCGTGA